The genomic DNA CTTTGGCAGCTTCATTTCCAGTCGGCGAACTCCTCGTCGCTTGCTTGCTCGTACCACAAAGAACCCGTGGCATCGGATTAGTGGGCGCGACACTCATGCACCTAATGATTCTAGTCGCACTGGGACCATGGGGATTGAACCACGAGAACGGAGTTCTCATCTGGAATGTTTATTTCCTCTTTCAGAACTTCATCCTCTTCCGGAAACCAAGCGAAGCCGCCGAGTCAGATCCCTCACCACGAAAAGCCTCAAGCTGGATTGCCATCGGAGTCACAGGACTTTTTGCAATTCTGCCCTCGCTTGAAAACTGGGGATGGTACGACCATTGGCCTGCCTGGGCCGTTTATTCCGCTCGCCCCGAGCGAGTCGAAGTGCTTGTTGACGAGTCGATCGTTGCTTCTCTCTCGCCTTCCCTTCAAAGTTTGTGCGGCAGACCTGCCCCTTTAGACGTCCGTGTTCCCATTGTGCTGGATCGCTGGTCGTTCCAAACACGGGACTGCCCTATCTACCCGCAAGCTCGATACCGAGTGGCGTTAGCAAACGCACTGTTGAGAAAACAGGTCGACAGTCAGTCCATCACGATTGAAATTTCATCCACGCCAAACCGTTTCACCGGAAAACGTGAAAAGCATGTTTTTCACGGCTGGAAGGAAATCGACCAGCTGCGAAAAAACTATCGTCTGAACACTCAGGCCAGAATACTTGAGTGAACCGAAAATTTACCACATTCCATATCGGGGAGAGAGAGGATTCAAGTTTGTGAACTGTTCCAGCAGTTCCTTCGATTGCTCATCGATCTCTTTAGGAACTTGAATTTTTATGATGACGAATTCATCTCCGACTGCTTTGGTCTTGAGATTCTTAAAACCTTTCCCCTTTAACCTTAGCTTCGCACCGGATGACGTTCCCGGTGGGAGGGTCAGCGTCACCAACCCTTCATCTAGCGTAGGGACATCGATTTTCGCGCCGAGGATCGCCTCCGAAACGGACACGGGAACTTCGAGGAGAAGATCGTCCCCCTCACGTCGAAAGTAAGGATGGCTCGCCACATTGACGGTGACCAGAACATCTCCCGGTGAGCCTCCTTGTAGCCCAGCCCCACCCTGCCCGGCGAGTCGGATCGACTTTCCCGATTCAATTCCAGCAGGAATTTTGATCGAAATTCGTTCAGCAGTCCCTTCGCGAGAAAGTGTAATATCATAATTTCCACCGCGAGCAGCCAGCTCAAACGGTACGAGAATCGAGGTTTTCAGATCCTGCCCACGCTGGGGTTGAGGACGACGGCGTCCGCCGCCCCCGCCGCCCCCGCCGCCAAACATCCCCCCGAAGAGATCCTGTAAGTCGACGGCTCCGTCTCCACCAAAGATGTCTCGCAAATCGACATCGACGGGGCCACCACTACGAAAAGGACTTCCTCCGCCGTAGCCGCCTCCCCCCTCCGGAACATGCTTCCAGTTTTCGCCGTATTGGTCGTACTTCTTCCGTTTCTCTTCATCTCCCAGGACATCATATGCCTCGGCAGCCTGTTTGAACTTTTCAGAGGCGACAGCATCATCAGGCTTTGCATCAGGGTGGTTTTCCCTTGCAATTTTCTTGAACGCTTTACGGATCTCTTCTTTGGATGCCCCGCGGGAAATGCCTAAAACTTGATAGTAGTCCATGTTCGTCACAATACAATTTCAGCTACAGGGTTACTTGCTGCCAGCCCCGGCGAGCAGTTTTGAACCAATCCAGAAGATTCACTCAGTGAGGAAATTTCACTTTGCGAGAAAATCCCACACTGTGAGAGAACTGATTGCGAAAAAACTGATCCGAGTCCCTGAAAAACCTCCCAAACACTGAGGAACACCTTCAACGCAGAGGTTACCGCAGCACTTTCCCGAGAGGGACTCAGAACTCACATCAACGCATACAGTTCAGTTCTTTTTTCATCGAGTCGCGAAAGCACATTGTTCGCGAGAAGTCACTTAAAAACAACGTTGCAGCCATCAGAATTTTCGGGATTTCTCACTGCGATACATTTCTTTCAGCTCGGAATGAATCTGAGCTGTCGATTCACCAATTTGCAAGCCCTGACGGGGAGATCGAGGGCAACAAAGTACGATGAAGTGCAATGAAGTTGATTTCCCGGAGTGGGAATCGGGCCTCAACCTCGAATGGCTACGACACTTTTCGAGTGGCTGATTGGGATCTGCCTCGTGGCGAGAAGATTGCGAAGCCAAGAAACTGACTTTCACGGGCCCGAAAAGCACGAAGATGCGTTATTCGGGAGTTGACAGCTTCCGTAGATTTTCAAGACCGCGTTTGAGAAGTGACGCCACTGCTTGAGAAGTGCGCCCGAGTTTCGCAGCGATTTCCTCAAGCGTCTTGCCTTCCAGATGTCGCATTTGAACCGCCGCTTTCTGGTCAGTGGGAAGCTGGTGAATCAGATCTGCGAGGGATTGCGATTGTTCGAGCTTGATGACTTGCTGGCTGGGAGAGGACTGCTCACGGTTTGACGGAATCTCTTTGAAATCGCTGCTTCGTTCTTCCCGGAGATTACGTTTCTCTGCCCCAAGATGTCTTCGTAATAAATCCTGAATATTGTGTCGGTGAATCTGATAGATCCACGCGACAAACTCTTGCTCACTTTTTCCTTGGAAATCGTTGACTTTTTTACAAGCCGATAAAAATGTTTGCTGAACAACATCAGACGCATCGACTCTGGCTGTCATCTGATAATCGAGTTCTCGTTCTGCCAGTGTTCGCAGTTGATCTCTGTAAGTGTCCAGCAGTTCCCCAAGCGCAGATTCATCCCCGGCCTGTGCTTTCGCAACAAGTTCAAGAAGCTCTTCGTTCGGAGATTCCGATGGCATGATTGGAAACTCTCATGGAGAGAAGCGGAAACAGGGGATTCACTTGTTGACTACCTTAGAGAAATCGACGGTTTTCCTATATCCCAATTCGGCAAAACACCTTGCCCGCGCCAGTTACTGCTCTTCATAT from Thalassoglobus polymorphus includes the following:
- a CDS encoding MauE/DoxX family redox-associated membrane protein, producing the protein MFFFTLLLLLVTHSLWMQLNSTASPQIPWFEFLCQFPQTIERGFLAALVLAAILLIFSASESLTRRVIRVVYFVSFTGLVLLDQHRLQPWTLQLLLFSIVLSLAPRRDGLSCCRALVIILYAYSAISKIDLAFLDGQGQLLLDGLLKPFGVDNEMWSRQTKRALAASFPVGELLVACLLVPQRTRGIGLVGATLMHLMILVALGPWGLNHENGVLIWNVYFLFQNFILFRKPSEAAESDPSPRKASSWIAIGVTGLFAILPSLENWGWYDHWPAWAVYSARPERVEVLVDESIVASLSPSLQSLCGRPAPLDVRVPIVLDRWSFQTRDCPIYPQARYRVALANALLRKQVDSQSITIEISSTPNRFTGKREKHVFHGWKEIDQLRKNYRLNTQARILE
- a CDS encoding sigma-70 family RNA polymerase sigma factor; the protein is MPSESPNEELLELVAKAQAGDESALGELLDTYRDQLRTLAERELDYQMTARVDASDVVQQTFLSACKKVNDFQGKSEQEFVAWIYQIHRHNIQDLLRRHLGAEKRNLREERSSDFKEIPSNREQSSPSQQVIKLEQSQSLADLIHQLPTDQKAAVQMRHLEGKTLEEIAAKLGRTSQAVASLLKRGLENLRKLSTPE
- a CDS encoding DnaJ C-terminal domain-containing protein, translated to MDYYQVLGISRGASKEEIRKAFKKIARENHPDAKPDDAVASEKFKQAAEAYDVLGDEEKRKKYDQYGENWKHVPEGGGGYGGGSPFRSGGPVDVDLRDIFGGDGAVDLQDLFGGMFGGGGGGGGGRRRPQPQRGQDLKTSILVPFELAARGGNYDITLSREGTAERISIKIPAGIESGKSIRLAGQGGAGLQGGSPGDVLVTVNVASHPYFRREGDDLLLEVPVSVSEAILGAKIDVPTLDEGLVTLTLPPGTSSGAKLRLKGKGFKNLKTKAVGDEFVIIKIQVPKEIDEQSKELLEQFTNLNPLSPRYGMW